Proteins encoded in a region of the Cydia splendana chromosome 19, ilCydSple1.2, whole genome shotgun sequence genome:
- the LOC134800153 gene encoding BRCA1-associated protein, which yields MSVSLCVLSIEIDEDLPDMGDSPAEIEAAKEQKKKDRGARESKTITVETYASVLLGPNPDIGILPTSSRRSPPKDSIIPEDDDTISFFCGNPLVEVTKGVLHLYKENELKEAPEAKMLCLLSVPGSLGASDLLAFAAACQQDIAHVRVLRDGSPDHYMALLTFRSNEAAREFHSAFDGVPYSSLEPAAVCRAAWVARVASARSGAPPAAHTELPTCPVCLERMDESVAGVLSVQCAHAFHADCLVRWRDASCPVCRCAQTPEPRGHATCAMCEEEQDSSALEEGLEEGREHSGIFEGQPDGEGGSLWICLICGNVGCGRYENGHAAKHFLTSNHTYALQLGSNRVWDYAGDNFVHRLVQNKADGKLVASDTGDEACGGDKFDSAQLEFTHILTQQLDSQRQYYEGRIQELEAAHSSETAALRTRATAAEADATTLRKQLATLDKDNKNLERKLQQVTAKVTSLQSSLAEERGLAAAMAANQAEWQSRAQAREDEFKTQVTELKEQLRDVMFFVEARGQLERTETASRDEIAEASVSVAPAAKPRRKRR from the exons ATGTCCGTGTCTTTGTGCGTTTTGAGTATAGAAATAGACGAGGACCTTCCCGACATGGGCGACAGTCCTGCTGAAATTG AGGCTGCCAAAGAGCAGAAGAAAAAGGACCGTGGTGCACGGGAATCCAAAACCATTACAGTTGAGACATATGCCAGTGTCTTGCTTGGTCCTAATCCAGATATAG GTATACTGCCCACTAGCTCCCGTCGGTCACCACCAAAAGACAGCATCATACCAGAAGATGATGACACCATCAGCTTCTTCTGCGGCAACCCTCTGGTTGAGGTCACTAAGGGGGTGTTGCATTTGTACAAGGAAAA TGAGCTGAAGGAAGCACCAGAGGCCAAGATGCTGTGCCTCCTCTCCGTACCGGGGTCGCTCGGCGCCAGCGACCTGCTGGCGTTCGCGGCGGCCTGCCAGCAGGACATCGCGCACGTCCGCGTACTGCGCGACGGCTCGCCCGACCACTACATGGCTTTACTTAC GTTCCGCAGTAACGAAGCGGCCCGCGAATTCCACAGCGCCTTCGACGGTGTCCCGTACAGCAGCCTCGAGCCCGCAGCCGTATGCCGCGCGGCCTGGGTGGCGCGCGTCGCCAGCGCGCGCAGCGGGGCGCCGCCGGCCGCGCACACGGAGCTGCCGACCTGCCCCGTGTGCCTCG AGCGTATGGACGAAAGCGTAGCCGGCGTGCTAAGCGTGCAGTGCGCGCACGCGTTCCACGCGGACTGCCTGGTGAGATGGCGAGATGCTTCCTGTCCTGTCTGCCGCTGCGCGCAGACCCCGGAACCCAGGGGGCATGCCACCTGTGCTATGTGCGAGGAGGAACAGGATTCTTCTGCTTTAG AAGAGGGCCTAGAGGAGGGTCGCGAGCACAGCGGCATTTTCGAAGGTCAGCCGGACGGCGAAGGCGGCTCGCTGTGGATCTGTCTTATCTGTGGAAACGTCGgctgcggaag GTACGAAAACGGGCACGCTGCGAAACACTTCCTGACGTCCAACCATACGTACGCCCTGCAACTGGGATCGAACAGGGTGTGGGACTACGCTG GTGATAACTTCGTCCACCGCCTGGTCCAAAACAAGGCCGACGGCAAACTCGTCGCGTCCGATACCGGCGATGAGGCCTGCGGCGGGGACAAGTTCGACTCGGCACAGCTGGAATTCACACACATACTCACACAACAGCTGGACAGCCAGCGGCAGTATTACGAGGGACGGATACAGGA ATTAGAAGCAGCACATTCATCTGAAACTGCGGCGTTGCGAACTCGCGCCACGGCGGCCGAAGCGGATGCAACCACGCTGCGCAAGCAGCTCGCCACGTTAGACAAGGACAACAAGAATTTAGAGAGAAAACTGCAACAGGTCACCGCCAA AGTGACGTCACTACAGAGCTCGCTGGCCGAAGAGCGAGGTTTGGCGGCGGCTATGGCCGCCAACCAGGCCGAGTGGCAGTCTAGAGCGCAAGCTAGGGAGGATGAGTTCAAAACACAG GTGACTGAACTAAAAGAGCAGCTCCGCGACGTGATGTTCTTCGTCGAAGCCCGAGGCCAGCTAGAGCGCACAGAGACCGCCAGCCGGGATGAGATCGCCGAAGCCAGCGTCAGCGTGGCGCCCGCCGCCAAGCCTAGACGGAAGCGCCGATAG